A genomic window from Sorex araneus isolate mSorAra2 chromosome 2, mSorAra2.pri, whole genome shotgun sequence includes:
- the COL8A1 gene encoding collagen alpha-1(VIII) chain gives MAMLPAPPKLLGVLLTFSLGSIRLVQGGAYYGIKPLPPQIPPQIPQYQPLGQQVPHLPLGADGLSMGKELPHMQYGKEYPHLPPYRKEMQPLPRMGKEVAPKKGKAEVPVASLRGEQGPRGEPGPRGPPGPPGLPGHGIPGTKGKPGPQGYPGIGKPGMPGMPGKPGAMGMPGAKGEIGPKGEIGPMGIPGPQGPPGPHGLPGIGKPGGPGLPGQPGVKGERGPKGPPGPAGLQGPKGEKGFGMPGLPGLKGPPGMHGPPGPVGLPGVGKPGVIGFPGPQGPLGKPGPPGQPGPQGPIGVPGVQGPPGMPGVGKPGQDGLPGQPGFPGGKGEQGLPGLPGPPGIPGIGKPGFPGAKGDKGIGGLPGPLGPRGEKGPAGPPGIGGPPGEPGLPGLPGPMGPPGAIGFPGPKGEGGIAGPQGPPGAKGEPGLQGFPGKPGFLGEVGAPGMRGLPGPLGPKGEAGHKGLPGLPGAPGLLGPKGEPGIPGDQGLQGPPGIPGIVGPSGPIGPPGIPGPKGEPGLPGPPGFPGVGKPGVAGLHGPPGKPGALGPQGQPGLPGPPGPPGPPGPPAAMPPTPPAQGEYLPDVGLGLDGLKPPHAYGAKKGKAGGPAYEMPAFTAELTAPFPPVGAPVKFDKLLYNGRQNYNPQTGIFTCEVPGVYYFAYHVHCKGGNVWVALFKNNEPMMYTYDEYKKGFLDQASGSAVLLLRPGDRVFLQMPSEQAAGLYAGQYVHSSFSGYLLYPM, from the exons ATGGCTATGCTGCCAGCCCCTCCGAAGCTGCTGGGAGTGCTCCTCACCTTTTCCCTGGGCTCCATCAGGCTTGTGCAGGGCGGCGCCTACTATGGGATCAAGCCACTGCCACCTCAGATCCCACCACAAATTCCACAGTACCAGCCCCTGGGTCAGCAAGTACCTCATCTGCCTCTGGGCGCAGATGGCCTTAGCATGGGCAAGGAGCTGCCTCACATGCAGTATGGCAAAGAGTATCCTCATCTACCCCCGTACAGGAAGGAAATGCAGCCGTTGCCCAGAATGGGCAAGGAAGTTGCACCCAAGAAAGGCAAAG ctGAAGTACCAGTAGCCAGTTTACGAGGGGAGCAAGGTCCCCGAGGAGAACCCGGCCCCAGAGGACCACCTGGGCCCCCCGGTTTACCAGGCCACGGGATTCCTGGAACCAAAGGAAAGCCGGGGCCACAGGGCTATCCAGGAATCGGGAAGCCGGGAATGCCTGGGATGCCAGGAAAGCCAGGCGCCATGGGGATGCCGGGAGCGAAAGGTGAAATTGGACCCAAAGGGGAGATAGGGCCCATGGGCATCCCGGGGCCACAGGGCCCTCCAGGTCCTCATGGACTTCCGGGCATTGGGAAGCCGGGGGGCCCGGGGTTACCAGGGCAGCCAGGTGTAAAGGGCGAGCGAGGACCCAAaggacccccaggccctgccggccTCCAGGGCCCTAAAGGAGAAAAGGGCTTCGGGATGCCCGGTTTGCCCGGCCTGAAGGGGCCTCCCGGGATGCACGGTCCCCCTGGCCCCGTGGGCCTCCCCGGCGTGGGCAAACCCGGGGTGATAGGCTTCCCCGGCCCCCAGGGTCCCCTAGGAAAGCCAGGTCCTCCGGGCCAACCAGGGCCACAAGGCCccattggggtgccaggggtccagGGACCTCCTGGGATGCCCGGAGTTGGAAAACCAGGCCAGGATGGGCTCCCTGGTCAGCCAGGATTCCCGGGGGGCAAAGGGGAGCAAGGGCTGCCCGGGCTGCCAGGACCCCCCGGCATTCCAGGGATCGGGAAACCAGGCTTCCCCGGGGCCAAAGGTGACAAGGGCATAGGGGGTCTGCCGGGGCCGCTTGGGCCCCGAGGGGAAAAGGGCCCTGCAGGGCCCCCGGGGATCGGGGGTCCCCCTGGAGAACCAGGACTGCCGGGACTCCCGGGCCCCATGGGCCCTCCGGGCGCTATTGGCTTTCCAGGCCCCAAAGGAGAGGGTGGGATTGCGGGGCCCCAAGGCCCCCCGGGGGCCAAGGGGGAGCCAGGGCTGCAAGGCTTCCCGGGGAAGCCCGGTTTCCTGGGAGAAGTGGGGGCCCCAGGCATGCGGGGTTTGCCAGGCCCCTTGGGGCCCAAGGGGGAAGCGGGCCACAAAGGTTTGCCCGGGCTCCCGGGGGCGCCGGGGCTGCTCGGACCAAAGGGAGAACCCGGCATCCCTGGAGACCAGGGGTTACAGGGGCCCCCGGGCATCCCAGGGATCGTAGGCCCCAGCGGCCCCATTGGGCCCCCGGGAATTCCAGGCCCCAAAGGGGAGCCaggcctccccgggcccccagggTTCCCAGGGGTGGGGAAGCCGGGAGTGGCAGGGCTGCACGGCCCCCCGGGGAAGCCGGGGGCCCTTGGTCCTCAAGGCCAGCCTGGCCTCCCGGGACCCCCCGGCCCTccaggacccccagggcccccggcCGCAATGCCCCCGACACCACCGGCCCAGGGAGAGTATCTGCCAGACGTGGGGCTGGGGCTCGACGGGTTGAAACCCCCGCATGCCTACGGGGCGAAGAAGGGGAAGGCCGGGGGTCCCGCCTACGAGATGCCCGCGTTCACTGCCGAGCTGACCGCGCCCTTCCCGCCCGTCGGGGCGCCCGTGAAATTCGACAAGCTGCTCTACAACGGCAGGCAGAACTACAACCCGCAGACGGGCATCTTCACGTGCGAGGTACCCGGGGTCTACTACTTCGCCTACCACGTTCACTGCAAGGGGGGCAACGTGTGGGTGGCCCTGTTCAAGAACAACGAGCCCATGATGTACACGTACGACGAGTACAAGAAGGGCTTTCTGGACCAGGCGTCCGGGAGCGCCGTGCTGCTGCTCCGGCCCGGGGACCGCGTGTTCCTCCAGATGCCCTCGGAACAGGCCGCCGGCCTCTACGCCGGCCAGTACGTCCACTCCTCCTTTTCAGGATATTTATTGTATCCCATGTAA